In Burkholderia sp. HI2500, one DNA window encodes the following:
- the rpsM gene encoding 30S ribosomal protein S13, producing the protein MARIAGVNIPNHQHTEIGLTAIFGVGRTRSRSICVAAGVDFSKKVKDLTDADLEKLREEVGKFVVEGDLRREVTMNIKRLMDLGCYRGVRHRKGLPMRGQRTRTNARTRKGPRRAAQALKK; encoded by the coding sequence ATGGCTCGTATCGCAGGGGTTAACATCCCGAATCACCAGCACACCGAGATCGGCCTGACGGCAATCTTTGGTGTCGGCCGCACCCGTTCGCGCAGCATCTGCGTGGCAGCTGGCGTCGATTTTTCGAAGAAGGTCAAGGACTTGACCGACGCAGACTTGGAAAAGCTGCGTGAAGAAGTGGGCAAGTTTGTCGTCGAAGGCGATCTGCGCCGTGAAGTGACGATGAACATCAAGCGCCTGATGGACCTCGGTTGCTACCGTGGTGTTCGTCATCGCAAGGGCCTGCCGATGCGCGGTCAGCGTACGCGTACGAACGCACGTACTCGCAAGGGTCCGCGTCGTGCAGCGCAAGCGCTGAAGAAGTAA
- the rpsK gene encoding 30S ribosomal protein S11, with the protein MAKASNTAAQRVRKKVKKNVAEGVVHVHASFNNTIITITDRQGNALAWATSGGQGFKGSRKSTPFAAQVAAESAGRVAMEYGVKNLEVRIKGPGPGRESAVRALHGLGIKITAISDVTPIPHNGCRPPKRRRI; encoded by the coding sequence ATGGCTAAGGCTTCGAACACCGCGGCGCAACGCGTTCGCAAGAAGGTTAAGAAGAACGTCGCTGAAGGCGTGGTTCACGTTCACGCGTCGTTCAACAACACGATCATCACGATCACCGATCGCCAAGGCAACGCACTGGCATGGGCGACGTCGGGCGGTCAGGGCTTCAAGGGCTCGCGCAAATCGACGCCGTTCGCTGCCCAGGTCGCAGCCGAGTCGGCTGGCCGCGTCGCGATGGAATACGGCGTGAAGAATCTGGAAGTGCGGATCAAGGGCCCGGGCCCGGGTCGTGAGTCGGCAGTGCGCGCACTGCACGGCCTCGGCATCAAGATCACCGCGATTTCGGATGTCACCCCGATTCCGCACAACGGCTGCCGTCCGCCGAAGCGTCGTCGTATCTAA
- the rpsD gene encoding 30S ribosomal protein S4 translates to MARYIGPKAKLSRREGTDLFLKSARRSLADKCKLDSKPGQHGRTSGARTSDYGTQLREKQKVKRIYGVLERQFRRYFAEADRRKGNTGENLLQLLESRLDNVVYRMGFGSTRAEARQLVSHKSITVNGVVANVPSQQVKAGDIVAIREKAKKQARIVEALSLAEQGGMPSWVAVDAKKFEGTFKQMPERAEIAGDINESLIVELYSR, encoded by the coding sequence GTGGCACGTTATATCGGCCCGAAGGCCAAGCTGTCCCGCCGTGAAGGCACCGACCTGTTCCTGAAGAGCGCACGCCGCTCGCTCGCCGACAAGTGCAAGCTCGACAGCAAGCCGGGTCAGCACGGCCGTACCTCGGGCGCACGTACGTCCGACTACGGTACGCAGCTGCGCGAAAAGCAGAAGGTCAAGCGTATCTACGGCGTGCTGGAGCGTCAGTTCCGCCGCTACTTCGCTGAAGCCGACCGCCGCAAGGGCAACACGGGTGAAAACCTGCTGCAACTGCTCGAGTCGCGTCTCGACAACGTCGTGTATCGCATGGGCTTCGGCTCGACCCGCGCTGAAGCGCGTCAGCTGGTGAGCCACAAGTCGATCACCGTGAACGGCGTCGTCGCGAACGTCCCGTCGCAGCAAGTGAAGGCAGGTGACATCGTCGCGATCCGCGAAAAGGCGAAGAAGCAGGCGCGTATCGTCGAAGCGCTGTCGCTGGCCGAGCAAGGCGGCATGCCGAGCTGGGTTGCAGTCGATGCGAAGAAGTTCGAAGGCACGTTCAAGCAAATGCCGGAACGCGCTGAAATCGCAGGCGACATCAACGAAAGCCTGATCGTCGAATTGTATTCGCGTTAA
- a CDS encoding DNA-directed RNA polymerase subunit alpha, with protein MQTSLLKPKIIAVESLGENHARVVMEPFERGYGHTLGNALRRVLLSSMVGYAPTEVTIAGVVHEYSTLDGVQEDVVNLLLNLKGVVFKLHNRDEVTVTLRKEGEGVVTAGDIELAHDCEVINPNHVIAHLSKGGKLDVQIKIEKGRGYVPGNVRRYGEDTAKIIGRIVLDASFSPVRRVSYAVESARVEQRTDLDKLVMNIETSGVITPEEAIRQSARILVDQLSVFAALEGTETAAEAPSRAPQIDPILLRPVDDLELTVRSANCLKAENIYYIGDLIQRTENELLKTPNLGRKSLNEIKEVLASRGLTLGMKLENWPPAGLDK; from the coding sequence ATGCAAACCAGTTTGCTGAAACCCAAGATCATCGCCGTGGAATCGCTGGGCGAGAACCACGCGAGGGTGGTCATGGAACCGTTCGAACGCGGTTACGGCCACACCTTGGGCAATGCGCTTCGCCGCGTGCTGCTGTCGTCGATGGTTGGCTACGCGCCGACCGAAGTGACGATCGCGGGCGTGGTGCACGAGTACTCGACGCTGGATGGCGTGCAGGAAGACGTCGTCAACCTGCTGCTGAACCTGAAGGGCGTGGTGTTCAAGCTGCATAACCGTGACGAAGTGACGGTTACGCTGCGCAAGGAAGGTGAAGGCGTTGTCACGGCCGGCGATATCGAGCTGGCTCACGACTGCGAAGTCATCAACCCGAATCACGTGATTGCGCACCTGTCGAAGGGCGGCAAGCTCGACGTTCAGATCAAGATCGAAAAGGGTCGCGGCTATGTGCCCGGCAACGTCCGTCGCTACGGCGAAGACACGGCCAAGATCATCGGCCGCATCGTCCTCGACGCATCGTTCTCGCCGGTTCGCCGCGTGAGCTACGCTGTCGAAAGCGCACGTGTCGAGCAGCGTACCGACCTCGACAAGCTCGTGATGAACATCGAGACGAGCGGTGTGATCACGCCGGAAGAAGCGATCCGTCAATCGGCCCGCATCCTGGTCGACCAGCTGTCCGTGTTCGCGGCGCTGGAAGGCACGGAAACGGCAGCCGAAGCGCCGTCGCGTGCACCGCAGATCGACCCGATCCTGCTGCGTCCGGTGGACGATCTCGAGCTGACGGTTCGTTCGGCGAACTGCCTGAAGGCCGAGAACATCTACTACATCGGCGACCTGATCCAGCGCACGGAAAACGAGCTGCTGAAGACGCCGAACCTCGGTCGCAAGTCGCTCAACGAGATCAAGGAAGTGCTCGCTTCGCGCGGTCTCACGCTGGGCATGAAGCTCGAAAACTGGCCGCCGGCTGGTCTCGACAAGTAA
- the rplQ gene encoding 50S ribosomal protein L17 — MRHRHGLRKLNRTSSHRLAMLRNMSNSLIEHEVIKTTLPKAKELRKVVEPLITLGKKPSLANRRLAFNRLRDRDSVAKLFDVLGPRFANRPGGYLRVLKFGFRVGDNAPMALVELLDRPEVDETENVQEAE; from the coding sequence ATGCGCCATCGTCATGGTCTGCGGAAACTGAACCGCACGAGCAGCCACCGTCTGGCTATGCTCCGTAACATGTCCAACTCGCTGATCGAGCACGAAGTCATCAAGACGACGCTGCCGAAGGCGAAGGAACTCCGTAAAGTCGTCGAGCCGCTGATCACGCTCGGCAAGAAGCCGTCGCTGGCAAACCGTCGCCTGGCGTTCAACCGCCTGCGCGATCGTGACTCGGTGGCGAAGCTGTTCGACGTGCTCGGTCCGCGTTTCGCGAACCGTCCGGGCGGCTACCTGCGCGTGCTGAAGTTCGGCTTCCGCGTGGGCGACAACGCACCGATGGCACTGGTCGAGCTGCTCGATCGTCCGGAAGTCGACGAAACGGAAAACGTGCAAGAAGCTGAGTAA
- the cutA gene encoding divalent-cation tolerance protein CutA codes for MIVVLMLTTVPDAETANTLSDGALDARLAACVSELGAIKSRYHWQGKVETADEIQLLFKTSPVRALELERFILAHHPYETPEVVSWQTTASAAYGQWVTSETQRLFHV; via the coding sequence ATGATAGTGGTGCTGATGCTGACGACGGTGCCCGATGCCGAGACCGCCAACACGCTTTCAGACGGTGCGCTCGATGCGCGGCTTGCCGCGTGCGTGTCGGAGCTCGGTGCGATCAAGTCGCGCTATCACTGGCAGGGCAAGGTCGAAACGGCCGACGAGATCCAGTTGCTGTTCAAGACGAGCCCCGTGCGGGCGCTCGAACTGGAGCGATTTATTCTCGCGCATCATCCTTACGAGACGCCCGAAGTCGTCTCGTGGCAGACGACGGCATCGGCCGCGTACGGTCAGTGGGTGACCAGCGAAACTCAACGTCTATTTCATGTTTAA